In Fusarium oxysporum Fo47 chromosome IX, complete sequence, the following proteins share a genomic window:
- a CDS encoding pyridoxal phosphate-dependent transferase: MTTKPTHASEVPSNPQSGKHQINLIRGWPNPGLLPIDLLSAAAQRNLSDPAIYVPALQYGPDSGYQPLREALATWLSEHYRVERDPNRICISGGASQNVACILQSFTDPNVTQAVWCISPSYHLVFQIFRDNGFEGRLRATPEDEEGVDIEALETKLAEFEKHTPEAKAPVSDAGKYRKHYRHVIYAVPTCSNPSGKTMSLRRREALVRLARKYDALIICDDVYDFLQWRIDSDPSKVSSSLSANEHPEMLLPRLCDIDLAMGRANNDPHGFGHAVSNGSFSKLTGPGMRTGWLEGSPAFAFGLAQTGATKSGGSPSQFSASIMADLVQSGALQERLATTLRPQLQHRHRIMMQAIHKHLEPLNVGIRDAGLVNGSVYGGYFVWLTLEEGISAKLVSEVTMTEENLVVGNGTMFQVPGDEASVYLDNAVRLTFAYVPEKDLVEGVERLSNVLQRIKADPEKYKALASTMADSDIIDANK, encoded by the exons ATGACGACAAAACCAACCCACGCTTCTGAAGTCCCCTCAAATCCTCAGTCAGGGAAGCATCAGATTAATCTGATTCGCGGCTGGCCAAACCCAGGTCTTCTGCCTATTGACCTCCTCTCAGCTGCTGCTCAGCGCAATCTCTCAGACCCAGCTATATATGTCCCCGCGCTACAGTACGGTCCAGATTCCGGATATCAGCCGCTGCGCGAGGCATTGGCGACTTGGCTGTCGGAGCACTATCGTGTTGAACGAGATCCGAATCGTATCTGCATCTCTGGCGGTGCAAGTCAGAATGTCGCTTGCATCCTCCAGAGCTTCACAGATCCCAATGTAACTCAGGCTGTTTGGTGCATTTCACCCTCTTATCACCTTGTCTTCCAGATTTTCCGCGACAATGGCTTTGAGGGCCGGCTGAGGGCAACgccagaagatgaggagggtGTTGATATCGAAGCGTTGGAGACTAAGCTAGCTGAGTTTGAGAAGCACACCCCAGAAGCCAAG GCTCCTGTGAGTGATGCTGGAAAGTACCGTAAGCATTATCGACATGTCATCTACGCGGTTCCCACTTGTTCGAATCCCTCCGGCAAGACAATGTCTCTTCGCCGCCGAGAAGCCCTTGTTCGACTTGCGCGCAAGTATGATGCCCTCATCATCTGCGACGACGTTTATGATTTTCTCCAATGGCGCATCGACAGCGATCCCAGCAAAGTTTCAAGCAGTTTGAGCGCCAACGAGCATCCAGAAATGCTACTCCCGCGCCTGTGTGACATTGACTTGGCCATGGGTCGTGCGAACAACGATCCCCATGGTTTTGGGCACGCTGTCAGTAATGGATCGTTCAGTAAACTCACTGGCCCGGGAATGAGAACTGGTTGGCTCGAAGGATCTCCTGCTTTTGCATTTGGATTGGCACAGACGGGTGCAACAAAGTCTGGTGGTTCGCCGAGTCAGTTTTCTGCATCTATCATGGCCGATTTGGTTCAGTCAGGGGCTCTTCAGGAGCGACTTGCGACTACTCTCAggcctcaacttcaacatcgACACCGGATCATGATGCAAGCTATACATAAGCATCTCGAGCCTCTTAATGTTGGCATCCGAGACGCTGGTCTTGTCAACGGCAGTGTTTATGGCGGTTACTTTGTGTGGCTCACATTGGAAGAGGGTATCTCAGCCAAGCTTGTTTCAGAAGTCACGATGACCGAGGAGAATTTAGTTGTGGGAAATGGGACTATGTTTCAAGTGCCTGGCGATGAGGCTTCTGTTTATTTGGACAACGCCGTACGGCTGACATTCGCATATGTCCCCGAGAAGGACTTGGTAGAAGGTGTTGAGAGGTTATCAAACGTGCTTCAGAGGATAAAGGCCGACCCTGAGAAATACAAGGCGCTTGCTAGCACAAT
- a CDS encoding uncharacterized protein (uncharacterized conserved protein UCP028846), producing the protein MSLRLLASSLLGLSATLASASPDDEQRPLGDYHRICPDYTRYAAYPHRPFSTGPRELPYQRPTTKCRTFQSDAIEKVIEDVTSRMKDPDLARLFENAFPSTTDTTVKFHTKGKEDTGFFRMGSFGGFHDEGAWQGPQSFIITGDIIAEWLRDSTNQLRPYQPLAKKDPAIHTLLLGAINTQAEYVIESPYCNAFQPPPISDLPLSSNGQEDNVHPAYEPQAVFECKYELDSLAHFLALGNDFHDHTGSTDFLTKRWYRAVETLLNVLTEQSKSTFDPKTGEFQRNEYTFSRRTDIGTETLNLKGVGNPLNWGTGLVRSAFRPSDDATILGFFIPANAQMSVELKRASKILTMVGKTTLAQKLETWSTKLREGIMEHGVVKHKKYGDVFAYEVDGYGSSILMDDANYPSLLALPLMGFCEVNDPIYQNTRKMLLEKSGNPYYLEGNAFKGIGGPHIGLRNAWPMSLLIQARTSDNDKEIKECIELVLDSARLGLVHESIDVQHITQYTRSWFAWANGVFASTILDLAKRKPHLIFGEGAAPYEI; encoded by the exons ATGTCACTTCGCCTACTGGCATCAAGCTTGCTTGGCTTGAGCGCGACCCTCGCCAGCGCCAGTCCAGATGACGAACAGAGACCTCTTGGCGACTACCATCGTATATGTCCCGACTATACACGATATGCAGCATATCCTCA CCGACCTTTCAGTACTGGCCCTCGAGAACTCCCCTACCAAAGACCAACCACGAAATGCCGGACATTTCAATCAGACGCCATCGAAAAGGTCATTGAAGATGTGACGTCGCGTATGAAAGACCCCGATCTAGCACGACTCTTCGAGAACGCATTCCCTTCGACGACCGATACAACCGTCAAGTTCCATAccaaaggaaaagaagatacAGGCTTCTTCCGCATGGGAAGCTTTGGAGGGTTCCATGATGAGGGAGCTTGGCAGGGACCGCAATCCTTCATCATAACGGGTGACATTATCGCGGAATGGCTACGCGACTCAACAAACCAATTGCGCCCTTACCAGCCGCTTGCGAAGAAGGATCCCGCCATTCACACATTATTGCTCGGTGCCATCAACACCCAGGCCGAATATGTGATCGAGTCCCCATACTGCAATGCCTTTCAACCTCCGCCTATCAGCGACTTACCTCTCTCGTCTAATGGACAAGAAGACAACGTACACCCAGCATATGAGCCACAAGCAGTATTCGAATGCAAGTATGAGCTAGATTCTCTAGCACATTTCCTCGCTCTTGGCAACGACTTTCACGATCACACCGGCTCGACTGACTTTTTAACCAAGAGATGGTACCGCGCTGTTGAAACTTTACTGAACGTGCTGACTGAGCAATCCAAGTCGACCTTCGACCCCAAGACTGGCGAGTTTCAGCGCAACGAGTACACATTCTCGCGGCGCACCGATATTGGAACTGAAACACTCAACTTGAAGGGTGTTGGTAATCCTCTAAACTGGGGAACGGGCCTGGTTCGATCAGCCTTCCGACCCAGCGACGATGCAACAATTCTCGGTTTCTTCATCCCCGCCAATGCGCAAATGTCTGTCGAACTGAAGCGAGCATCCAAGATTCTTACGATGGTGGGTAAAACAACACTAGCTCAGAAATTAGAGACTTGGAGCACAAAGCTCCGCGAAGGCATCATGGAGCATGGCGTGGTCAAGCACAAGAAATATGGAGATGTGTTTGCATATGAAGTAGATGGATATGGCTCCTCGATCCTAATGGACGACGCCAATTATCCTTCATTACTGGCGCTTCCACTAATGGGATTCTGTGAGGTCAACGATCCAATTTACCAGAACACAAGGAAGATGTTGTTGGAAAAGAGTGGAAATCCTTACTATCTTGAAGGAAATGCATTCAAGGGTATTGGAG GACCACATATCGGGTTAAGAAACGCGTGGCCGATGAGTCTTCTCATTCAGGCTCGAACCTCTGACAACGACAAAGAGATCAAAGAATGCATTGAACTTGTGCTCGACTCCGCCAGGCTGGGCTTGGTTCACGAGAGTATTGATGTTCAGCACATCACTCAATACACAAGAAGTTGGTTTGCCTGGGCAAATGGTGTATTTGCATCAACGATCTTGGACTTGGCTAAGAGGAAACCACACCTAATCTTTGGCGAGGGCGCTGCACCGTATGAGATATGA
- a CDS encoding acyl-CoA N-acyltransferase yields MAGGTPSGEPTVGSGEPRLKSLATPETITTGCIAWVEKEGQPRRAEILSIKTTKSGKQFYCNFDNFNKRLDEWVPVIRLDFTREVEWPNPEKDKPKDPKTKKAPAAQSKKTQPSKKSQKRPGKREQSVASEANTPHPWTDFVESQNRQKSASIGPDGESQARASVDGATPAAGDDMDVDEKEAEVKREPAEFSREVEIEKLRTSGSMTQNPTEVSRIRNISKVQFGRFDLYPWYFSPYPEIFSQEDVIFICEFCLSYYGDEKAFTRHRRKCTLQHPPGNELYRNEDISFFEIDGRRQRTWCRNLCLLSKMFLDHKTLYYDVDPFLFYVMTTRTEKGCHLVGYFSKEKESADGYNVACILTMPQYQRKGYGRLLIQFSYELSRIEGKLGSPEKPLSDLGLLSYRQYWSENILELLMGYNEREEKVTIEAISAALAMTTQDVEHTLQALRMQVYHKSDHKIVIPEKLIQQREKTKLKRKRTVDPTKIQWKPPVFTASSRTWGW; encoded by the exons atggctggcgGCACACCTAGCGGCGAGCCCACCGTGGGCTCAGGTGAGCCGCGACTAAAGAGCCTTGCGACCCCAGAGACAATAACAACAGGCTGTATTGCTTGGGTCGAAAAGGAAGGTCAACCACGACGCGCCGAGatcctcagcatcaagaCGACAAAAAGCGGCAAACAATTTTATTGCAACTTCGACAACTTCAATAAACGATTAGATGAATGGGTTCCTGTGATTAGGCTGGACTTTACTCGAGAGGTCGAATGGCCAAACCCCGAAAAGGACAAGCCCAAAGACCCCAAAACGAAGAAAGCGCCCGCTGCGCAATCCAAGAAGACGCAACCTTCTAAGAAGTCACAAAAGAGGCCTGGGAAGCGGGAGCAATCAGTTGCTTCAGAGGCAAATACCCCACACCCATGGACTG ACTTTGTAGAATCCCAAAATCGTCAGAAGTCTGCCTCGATCGGACCCGATGGGGAAAGCCAAGCGCGCGCCAGTGTTGATGGCGCAACGCCTGCTGCAGGCGACGACATGGATGtagatgagaaggaagctgaagTCAAAAGGGAACCGGCAGAATTCAGCCGTGAAGtcgagatcgagaagctCCGCACATCCGGCTCGATGACACAGAACCCGACCGAAGTATCTCGGATTCGAAATATCTCCAAGGTACAATTTGGGCGTTTCGACCTTTACCCCTGGTACTTTTCACCGTATCCTGAAATATTCAGTCAGGAGGATGTGATTTTCATTTGCGAATTCTGTTTGAGTTATTATGGAGATGAGAAGGCCTTTACGCGACATCGACGAAAGTGCACACTACAACATCCACCTGGAAACGAGCTTTACCGGAACGAGGATATATCATTCTTTGAAATCGATGGCCGACGACAACGAACGTGGTGCCGCAACCTCTGCTTGCTGTCCAAGATGTTTCTTGACCACAAGACACTGTACTATGACGTGGATCCCTTCTTGTTCTATGTCATGACTACGCGAACCGAAAAGGGATGTCACTTGGTGGGGTATTTCTCTAAGGAAAAAGAGAGTGCGGACGGATACAACGTTGCCTGTATTCTAACCATGCCGCAATATCAACGCAAAGGCTATGGTCGGCTACTGATTCAGTTCTCGTATGAGCTTTCTCGCATTGAAGGAAAGCTTGGCTCTCCAGAAAAGCCATTGTCGGATTTGGGTCTGCTGAGTTACCGACAGTATTGGTCAGAGAACATTCTGGAGCTGCTTATGGGGTACAACGAGCGTGAGGAGAAGGTCACGATCGAGGCAATATCAGCAGCGCTGGCTATGACAACACAGGACGTGGAGCACACTTTGCAAGCTCTCAGAATGCAGGTGTACCACAAGAGCGACCACAAGATTGTGATTCCGGAGAAGTTGATCCAGCAACGGGAGAAGACTAAGTTGAAGAGGAAACGAACAGTGGATCCAACCAAGATTCAATGGAAGCCTCCAGTGTTCACAGCTTCAAGCCGAACATGGGGTTGGTAA
- a CDS encoding ribonuclease H-like domain-containing protein: METLSSNWKKLQAKLKEESASKPSLKRKSETLTTNPPPKKSKVQKSLPKPPRRSAKAAQTTTKKPMGGVHSSKIEESVPGTSTSLALWAEDNDVSAEALAEAYSLGAKDNSMMLASAKDKINHGLTEGIEVGKYIAIDCEMVGVGPGGHESALARVSIVDFHGVQIYDSYVKPKEKVTNWRTAVSGIDQKKMRFAREFEEVQADVDKLLQGRILIGHDLKHDLEALILSHPGKDIRDTAKFPGFKKYGNGRKPALRVLAQKILGVEIQGGAHSSIEDARATMLLFRKHKQAFDVDHASRYAPKPASGGQKGTKSKKKRK, from the coding sequence ATGGAAACGCTTTCTTCCAACTGGAAAAAGCTCCAGGCAAAACTCAAGGAAGAGTCTGCGTCAAAACCATCTCTCAAGCGCAAATCAGAGACCTTAACAACGAATCCACCACCTAAAAAGTCTAAGGTGCAAAAGTCCCTCCCAAAACCGCCAAGAAGATCAGCAAAAGCAGCTCAAACAACAACCAAAAAGCCAATGGGCGGTGTTCACAGTTCGAAAATCGAGGAGTCAGTACCTGGGACCTCGACATCCCTTGCACTATGGGCGGAAGACAATGATGTGTCTGCAGAAGCCCTAGCAGAGGCATACAGTCTGGGTGCGAAGGACAATTCGATGATGCTTGCCTCCGCAAAGGACAAAATCAACCATGGACTCACAGAAGGGATCGAGGTCGGAAAGTACATCGCTATCGATTGCGAGATGGTTGGCGTGGGGCCAGGCGGTCATGAATCAGCTCTCGCTCGTGTAAGCATTGTTGATTTTCATGGTGTGCAGATTTACGACTCTTATGTGAAACCTAAGGAGAAGGTCACAAACTGGAGGACAGCGGTCAGTGGTATTGACcaaaagaagatgagatttGCTAGGGAATTCGAGGAAGTTCAGGCAGACGTCGACAAGCTTCTCCAGGGTCGAATATTGATTGGACATGATCTCAAGCATGATCTAGAAGCTCTCATTCTCAGCCATCCTGGAAAAGACATCCGCGACACCGCCAAATTCCCAGGTTTCAAGAAGTATGGCAATGGAAGAAAGCCAGCCCTGCGGGTCCTGGCTCAGAAGATCCTGGGCGTCGAGATACAAGGAGGCGCACATTCTAGTATTGAGGATGCGCGAGCGACTATGTTACTGTTCCGCAAGCACAAGCAGGCGTTTGACGTTGATCACGCAAGTCGATATGCGCCGAAACCAGCATCAGGTGGCCAGAAAGGCACCAAatcgaaaaagaaaagaaagtgA
- a CDS encoding ribonuclease H2 non-catalytic subunit-domain-containing protein yields the protein MSQPILSLAPDENKSKAVANLLPCRIHHDGPIDPASTFWTPTTTDDGTKLAYFRGRKLQGKVVKIPEQCRGVVVERAPEKDPKSANEDVLEDLDADQEPEQIGSMKITAEFDEMVVWGHETVADASADPYVRSMGEWLQMADRIHSYSPLADTTQK from the exons ATGTCGCAACCAATACTCTCATTAGCACCCGACGAGAATAAATCCAAAGCTGTGGCGAATCTTTTGCCATGCCGTATACACCATGATGGGCCAATCGACCCGGCATCGACATTTTGGACCCCTACTACTACCGATG ATGGTACGAAACTAGCATACTTTCGAGGTAGAAAACTTCAAGGAAAGGTGGTAAAAATACCAGAACAATGTCGAGGTGTTGTTGTCGAACGAGCTCCCGAAAAGGACCCCAAAAGTGCCAACGAGGACGTGCTAGAGGATCTCGATGCCGACCAAGAGCCAGAACAAATAGGAAGCATGAAAATAACTGCAGAGTTTGATGAGATGGTTGTTTGGGGACATGAGACAGTGGCAGATGCCAGCGCAGACCCTTATGTCCGCAGTATGGGGGAGTGGCTTCAGATGGCCGACCGG ATTCACTCGTACTCGCCCCTTGCAGATACGACACAGAAATG